From Spodoptera frugiperda isolate SF20-4 chromosome 27, AGI-APGP_CSIRO_Sfru_2.0, whole genome shotgun sequence, a single genomic window includes:
- the LOC118263756 gene encoding elongation of very long chain fatty acids protein 4, translating to MADIIINSTQSVLKETYDYYLWTLSLSDNRTKGWPLVDSPAPTVFYTLMYLFIVWIGPKIMKNRRPFQLTWLLVPYNLAMAALNAYIAIRLLTASFRLRYSYICEPCRQKYDPDELQIADAVWWYYFSKLLEFCDTFFFILRKKDEQLTFLHVYHHSTMFSFWWIGIKWVPSGSTFLPAMVNSGIHVLMYTYYGLSVFGPAVSKYLWWKKYLTVLQLIQFTCALLLGINGIRTGCEFPLWMHYVLIIYMISFIILFGNFYMKAYIAKGSKCMEVRYGQCLDDEETIAQRKLKAN from the exons ATGGcggatattataataaactcaaCACAGAGTGTGTTGAAGGAAACGTATGACTACTATCTATGGACGTTATCGTTGTCAG ACAATCGAACGAAGGGCTGGCCTTTGGTGGACTCACCAGCACCAACAGTCTTCTATACTCTAATGTACCTGTTCATCGTGTGGATAGGCCCTAAGATCATGAAGAATAGGAGACCGTTCCAGCTCACGTGGCTCCTAGTACCTTATAACCTGGCTATGGCGGCCTTAAATGCTTACATTGCGATAAGGCTGCTGACTGCCTCATTTAGGTTACGGTACAGCTACATTTGTGAGCCTTGTCGACAGAAATATGATCCTGATGAATTGCAA ATAGCAGACGCCGTCTGGTGGTACTACTTCTCGAAGCTTCTGGAGTTCTGTGACACTTTCTTCTTCATTCTAAGAAAGAAGGACGAGCAGCTGACCTTCCTGCACGTGTACCATCACTCCACCATGTTCAGCTTCTGGTGGATCGGAATCAAATGGGTGCCTAGTGGATCTA CTTTCCTGCCCGCTATGGTGAACAGTGGCATCCACGTGCTCATGTACACGTACTACGGACTCTCCGTGTTCGGCCCAGCCGTCAGCAAATACCTCTGGTGGAAGAAATACCTGACTGTATTGCAGCTG ATCCAGTTCACCTGTGCCCTGCTCCTCGGTATCAACGGCATCAGGACCGGCTGCGAGTTCCCGCTGTGGATGCACTACGTCCTCATCATCTACATGATTTCCTTCATCATCCTCTTCGGAAACTTCTACATGAAGGCGTATATTGCTAAG GGAAGCAAATGCATGGAAGTAAGGTACGGCCAGTGTCTCGACGATGAAGAAACTATAGCTCAGAGGAAACTGAAAGCAAATTAA